The following coding sequences lie in one Benincasa hispida cultivar B227 chromosome 6, ASM972705v1, whole genome shotgun sequence genomic window:
- the LOC120080291 gene encoding tryptophan synthase beta chain 2: MAATFLAVGSLTSSGINNGRVGEQLSGYLSLKRVPRHLRFSNGYRTKAASNPNLKAVEVPRQWYNLVADLPVKPPPPLHPKTLEPIKPEDLSHLFPDELIKQEASTDQYINIPDEVVDIYGLWRPTPLIRAKRLEKLLDTPARIYYKYEGVSPAGSHKPNSAVPQVYYNVQEGVKNVVTETGAGQWGCSLAFACSIFGIGCEVWQVRASYDQKPYRRMMMETWGAKVHPSPSDMTDAGRKFLQVDPSSPGSLGIAISEAVEVAALNADTKYCLGSVLNHVLLHQTVIGEECLKQMEALGESPDVIIGCTGGGSNFAGLSFPFLREKLAGKINPVIRAVEPAACPSLTKGVYAYDYGDTAGMTPLMKMHTLGHNFIPDPIHAGGLRYHGMAPLISHVYNLGLLEAISLPQTECFQGAIQFARSEGLIPAPEPTHAIAATIQEALRCRETGESKVILTAMCGHGHFDLPAYEKYLQGGITDLSFAKEKIQESLITIPQVV; encoded by the exons ATGGCCGCTACCTTCCTTGCTGTTGGATCATTAACTTCTTCAGGCATCAATAATGGCAGAG TTGGGGAGCAATTGTCTGGGTATCTTTCACTTAAGAGAGTTCCAAGACATTTGAGGTTTTCAAATGGTTATAGAACAAAAGCAGCATCAAATCCTAATTTGAAGGCAGTCGAGGTCCCACGTCAATGGTACAATCTGGTTGCAGATCTTCCTGTAAAACCTCCTCCTCCATTGCATCCCAAGACTTTGGAACCAATAAAGCCCGAAGATTTGTCGCATCTCTTTCCTGATGAATTGATTAAGCAAGAGGCCAGTACTGATCAGTACATAAACATCCCCGATGAAGTTGTCGATATCTACGGGCTTTGGCGCCCAACCCCTCTGATCAG AGCTAAGAGGTTAGAGAAGCTTCTTGACACACCTGCTAGAATTTACTACAAGTATGAAGGAGTTAGCCCTGCTGGGTCACATAAACCCAACTCTGCTGTTCCACAAGTTTATTATAATGTACAAGAAGGTGTCAAGAATGTTGTTACAGAAACTGGGGCTGGGCAATGGGGATGCAGTTTGGCCTTTGCTTGCAGCATATTTGGTATTGGCTGTGAG GTGTGGCAAGTGCGTGCATCTTATGATCAAAAACCATATCGACGAATGATGATGGAAACTTGGGGGGCAAAAGTTCACCCATCTCCGTCCGATATGACAGATGCAGGTAGAAAATTTCTTCAAGTTGACCCATCAAGCCCGGGAAGTTTGGGAATTGCCATTTCAGAAGCTGTGGAGGTTGCAGCTCTCAATGCTGATACCAAATACTGTTTGGGAAGTGTTCTCAACCATGTTTTGCTTCACCAAACCGTCATTGGTGAAGAGTGTTTAAAACAAATGGAAGCCTTAGGTGAAAGCCCGGATGTCATCATTGGTTGCACGGGTGGAGGATCAAATTTTGCAGGTCTTAGCTTCCCGTTCCTTCGTGAGAAACTTGCTGGAAAAATAAACCCTGTTATTAGAGCAGTTGAACCTGCAGCATGTCCTTCGTTAACCAAAGGCGTTTACGCTTATGATTATGGTGACACAGCCGGGATGACGCCGTTGATGAAAATGCACACACTTGGTCACAACTTCATTCCTGATCCCATCCACGCTG GCGGATTGCGGTATCATGGCATGGCACCATTGATCTCACATGTCTATAATCTTGGTCTTTTGGAAGCTATATCACTTCCCCAGACAGAATGCTTTCAAG GTGCTATACAATTTGCTCGATCGGAAGGACTAATACCAGCACCTGAGCCAACTCACGCCATAGCTGCAACTATCCAAGAGGCTCTTCGCTGTCGAGAAACCGGAGAATCAAAAGTTATTCTCACAGCCATGTGTGGGCATGGTCACTTTGACTTGCCAGCTTATGAGAAGTATCTACAAGGAGGGATTACAGATCTTTCTTTTGCAAAGGAGAAGATACAGGAATCACTAATCACCATTCCTCAGGTGGTCTGa